One Carassius auratus strain Wakin unplaced genomic scaffold, ASM336829v1 scaf_tig00216982, whole genome shotgun sequence DNA segment encodes these proteins:
- the LOC113099612 gene encoding uncharacterized protein LOC113099612 isoform X2, translated as MELSECAASPCAGVGKCQGPSTFPNTVHHIEIKTSSSPFCAAEQTSNKGHEELSDSSDDVNCLDQSFEELATSTTTHSKGITANLGEKLHTSLVKEYHIHPESKAVDDKNSLFKKVAHPPLSQCSLNSIPELLISEWKDMDEEPLEDFEKLEQLCCISGDEETLGDLFLGNLDLLESLKRNPEQRTSGAGGIINHHDSADAEGMMREELKEEVDGISKSTTVVLQQSEQYENISPNFPGEAQQSVEKRTGQLVPTSLSPCNSADGSKGQRSLSKMQAKNGLMMQVCEERLQYSLSENVKANVLWGSAVSDSVIQHPCGASTTWSSEENVANKDFQENESKEETPPSSSSVSVSEPAEAKTEGITVLEQPEVTPSLPAANQAMKAKLARLSLSLPPLALSLPLSPNAKGGGFWEGGEHRGGRRRIASTGSDPDEDDEEEQEDESPRRVIVVTETDVDKRVGLRSLLKSPKEQVDKENRDRGRNVSFFDDVTVYLFDQETPTNELSSGSNSSSPQGKPPNTDGFGSGNHKASKSKDHVVKARSPTGVTSSSSSRFTVSPANDPHLV; from the exons ATGGAGCTTTCTGAATGTGCTGCTTCCCCATGTGCAGGAGTGGGTAAGTGCCAAGGCCCAAGTACTTTCCCGAATACAGTACACCACATAGAAATCAAGACCAGTTCAAGTCCGTTCTGTGCTGCAGAACAAACATCTAATAAAGGACATGAGGAGCTGTCTGACTCTTCTGATGATGTTAACTGTTTAGATCAGTCTTTTGAAGAACTTGCCACCAGTACCACCACACACAGCAAAGGTATCACCGCAAACCTGGGAGAAAAACTGCACACATCTCTCGTAAAAGAATACCACATTCACCCAGAATCAAAGGCTGTGGATGACAAAAATAGCCTGTTCAAGAAAGTGGCCCATCCACCTCTCTCCCAGTGTTCGCTGAACTCCATCCCTGAGTTGTTGATCTCTGAGTGGAAGGACATGGATGAGGAGCCTCTAGAGGATTTTGAAAAACTAGAGCAACTGTGCTGCATTTCTGGAGATGAAGAGACCCTTGGAGATCTGTTTTTAGGAAACTTAGATCTGCTTGAATCTTTGAAGAGAAATCCAGAGCAAAGAACTAGTGGTGCTGGAGGaataataaatcatcatgacTCAGCAGATGCAGAGGGGATGATGAGAGAAGAGCTAAAAGAGGAAGTTGACGGGATATCGAAAAGTACCACGGTTGTCTTGCAACAGTCAGAGCAATATgaaaacatttctccaaatttcccTGGTGAAGCTCAGCAGTCAGTGGAAAAGAGAACGGGGCAGCTCGTGCCAACATCTCTCTCACCATGCAATTCTGCAGATGGTTCCAAAGGGCAGAGGTCTCTTTCAAAAATGCAGGCAAAAAATGGACTGATGATGCAG GTTTGTGAGGAAAGACTCCAGTACTCTCTCAGTGAAAATGTTAAAGCAAATGTCCTGTGGGGGTCTGCAGTTAGTGACAGTGTGATTCAGCACCCTTGTGGAGCCTCTACCACTTGGTCCTCTGAAGAAAATGTTGCAAACAAAGATTTCCAAGAAAATGAGAG TAAAGAGGAGACCCCACCCTCCTCTTCTTCTGTGTCTGTGAGTGAACCTGCTGAAGCAAAGACAGAAGGAATTACTGTGCTCGAACAGCCTGAGGTTACACCTTCACTGCCAGCTGCAAATCAAGCTATGAAAG CTAAGCTGGCCCGTCTCTCTTTATCCCTCCCTCCGCtcgctctttctcttcctctctcaccAAATGCCAAAGGAGGAGGATTCTGGGAAGGGGGAGAGCACAGAGGGGGAAGGAGGAGGATTGCTTCAACAGGTAGCgatccagatgaagatgatgaagaggaaCAGGAGGATGAGTCTCCCAGGCGCGTCATCGTTGTCACAGAAACAGATGTTGACAAGAGAGTGGGTTTGCGCAGCTTGCTGAAATCACCAAAGGAACAAGTGGACAAAGAGAACCGTGACCGTGGGAGGAATGTATCATTTTTTGATGATGTCACAGTCTATCTTTTTGATCAG GAAACCCCAACCAATGAACTGAGCTCTGGATCTAATAGTTCATCTCCCCAAGGAAAGCCCCCCAACACTGATGGTTTTG gatcagGCAACCACAAGGCATCAAAAAGTAAAGACCATGTAGTGAAGGCAAGATCTCCAACTGGAGTAACTTCCAGCTCATCATCAAGGTTTACAGTGAGCCCTGCCAATGACCCACATTTAGTGTGA
- the LOC113099612 gene encoding uncharacterized protein LOC113099612 isoform X1, with translation MELSECAASPCAGVGKCQGPSTFPNTVHHIEIKTSSSPFCAAEQTSNKGHEELSDSSDDVNCLDQSFEELATSTTTHSKGITANLGEKLHTSLVKEYHIHPESKAVDDKNSLFKKVAHPPLSQCSLNSIPELLISEWKDMDEEPLEDFEKLEQLCCISGDEETLGDLFLGNLDLLESLKRNPEQRTSGAGGIINHHDSADAEGMMREELKEEVDGISKSTTVVLQQSEQYENISPNFPGEAQQSVEKRTGQLVPTSLSPCNSADGSKGQRSLSKMQAKNGLMMQVCEERLQYSLSENVKANVLWGSAVSDSVIQHPCGASTTWSSEENVANKDFQENESSKEETPPSSSSVSVSEPAEAKTEGITVLEQPEVTPSLPAANQAMKAKLARLSLSLPPLALSLPLSPNAKGGGFWEGGEHRGGRRRIASTGSDPDEDDEEEQEDESPRRVIVVTETDVDKRVGLRSLLKSPKEQVDKENRDRGRNVSFFDDVTVYLFDQETPTNELSSGSNSSSPQGKPPNTDGFGSGNHKASKSKDHVVKARSPTGVTSSSSSRFTVSPANDPHLV, from the exons ATGGAGCTTTCTGAATGTGCTGCTTCCCCATGTGCAGGAGTGGGTAAGTGCCAAGGCCCAAGTACTTTCCCGAATACAGTACACCACATAGAAATCAAGACCAGTTCAAGTCCGTTCTGTGCTGCAGAACAAACATCTAATAAAGGACATGAGGAGCTGTCTGACTCTTCTGATGATGTTAACTGTTTAGATCAGTCTTTTGAAGAACTTGCCACCAGTACCACCACACACAGCAAAGGTATCACCGCAAACCTGGGAGAAAAACTGCACACATCTCTCGTAAAAGAATACCACATTCACCCAGAATCAAAGGCTGTGGATGACAAAAATAGCCTGTTCAAGAAAGTGGCCCATCCACCTCTCTCCCAGTGTTCGCTGAACTCCATCCCTGAGTTGTTGATCTCTGAGTGGAAGGACATGGATGAGGAGCCTCTAGAGGATTTTGAAAAACTAGAGCAACTGTGCTGCATTTCTGGAGATGAAGAGACCCTTGGAGATCTGTTTTTAGGAAACTTAGATCTGCTTGAATCTTTGAAGAGAAATCCAGAGCAAAGAACTAGTGGTGCTGGAGGaataataaatcatcatgacTCAGCAGATGCAGAGGGGATGATGAGAGAAGAGCTAAAAGAGGAAGTTGACGGGATATCGAAAAGTACCACGGTTGTCTTGCAACAGTCAGAGCAATATgaaaacatttctccaaatttcccTGGTGAAGCTCAGCAGTCAGTGGAAAAGAGAACGGGGCAGCTCGTGCCAACATCTCTCTCACCATGCAATTCTGCAGATGGTTCCAAAGGGCAGAGGTCTCTTTCAAAAATGCAGGCAAAAAATGGACTGATGATGCAG GTTTGTGAGGAAAGACTCCAGTACTCTCTCAGTGAAAATGTTAAAGCAAATGTCCTGTGGGGGTCTGCAGTTAGTGACAGTGTGATTCAGCACCCTTGTGGAGCCTCTACCACTTGGTCCTCTGAAGAAAATGTTGCAAACAAAGATTTCCAAGAAAATGAGAG CAGTAAAGAGGAGACCCCACCCTCCTCTTCTTCTGTGTCTGTGAGTGAACCTGCTGAAGCAAAGACAGAAGGAATTACTGTGCTCGAACAGCCTGAGGTTACACCTTCACTGCCAGCTGCAAATCAAGCTATGAAAG CTAAGCTGGCCCGTCTCTCTTTATCCCTCCCTCCGCtcgctctttctcttcctctctcaccAAATGCCAAAGGAGGAGGATTCTGGGAAGGGGGAGAGCACAGAGGGGGAAGGAGGAGGATTGCTTCAACAGGTAGCgatccagatgaagatgatgaagaggaaCAGGAGGATGAGTCTCCCAGGCGCGTCATCGTTGTCACAGAAACAGATGTTGACAAGAGAGTGGGTTTGCGCAGCTTGCTGAAATCACCAAAGGAACAAGTGGACAAAGAGAACCGTGACCGTGGGAGGAATGTATCATTTTTTGATGATGTCACAGTCTATCTTTTTGATCAG GAAACCCCAACCAATGAACTGAGCTCTGGATCTAATAGTTCATCTCCCCAAGGAAAGCCCCCCAACACTGATGGTTTTG gatcagGCAACCACAAGGCATCAAAAAGTAAAGACCATGTAGTGAAGGCAAGATCTCCAACTGGAGTAACTTCCAGCTCATCATCAAGGTTTACAGTGAGCCCTGCCAATGACCCACATTTAGTGTGA